The following coding sequences are from one Vulpes vulpes isolate BD-2025 chromosome 12, VulVul3, whole genome shotgun sequence window:
- the DIXDC1 gene encoding dixin isoform X6 yields the protein MGGTQVKCLTSPSPIHSAKSESIITQSEEKADFVIIPSDGIENRTEETDSPFSRDWRPGSPGTYLETSWEEQLLEQQEHLEKEMEEAKKMISGLQALLLNGSLPEDEQERPLALCEPGVNPEEQLIIIQSRLDQSMEENQDLKKELLKCKQEARNLQGIKDALQQRLTQQDTSVLQLKQELLRANMDKDELHNQNVDLQRKLDERNRLLGEYKKELGQKERLLQQHQVKLEEALRKLSEASYQQVDLERELEQKDVLLAHCMKREADEVTNYNSHNSQSNGFLLPVAGKGAASITHKGTSDLQLVRDALRSLRNSFSGHDPQHHTIDSLEQGISSLMERLHAMETQKKQDRRVRGKSPRSQAGSEYRESWPPNSKLPHSQSSPAVSSTCTKVLYFTDRSLTPFMVNIPKRLGEVTLKDFKAAIDREGNHRYHFKALDPEFGTVKEEVFHDDDAIPGWEGKIVAWVEEDHGEN from the exons ATGGGAGGGACGCAAGTCAAATG CCTGACTTCACCCAGTCCTATCCACAGTGCCAAGAGCGAATCCATTATAACCCAGTCAGAGGAGAAGGCAGATTTCGTGATTATTCCCTCTGACGGAATAGAGAACAGAACAG AAGAGACAGACTCTCCGTTTTCCCGAGACTGGCGACCAGGTAGCCCCGGAACCTATCTGGAGACCTCATGGGAAGAACAGCTGTTGGAACAGCAAGaacatttagagaaagaaatggaggaagcaAAAAAAATGATATCTGGATTGCAG GCCTTACTGCTCAATGGATCCTTACCCGAAGACGAACAGGAGAGGCCCTTGGCCCTCTGTGAACCAGGAGTCAATCCTGAGGAGCAACTG ATTATAATCCAAAGTCGTCTGGATCAGAGTATGGAGGAGAATCAGGACCTAAAG AAGGAGCTACTGAAATGTAAACAAGAAGCCAGAAACTTACAGGGGATAAAG GATGCCTTGCAGCAGAGGTTAACGCAGCAGGACACATCTGTTCTTCAGCTCAAACAAGAACTGCTGAGAGCAAACATGGACAAAGATGAACTGCACAACCAGAAT GTGGACTTACAGAGGAAGCTAGATGAGAGGAACCGCCTCTTGGGAGAATATAAG AAAGAGCTGGGGCAGAAGGAGCGCCTCCTTCAGCAGCACCAGGTCAAGCTGGAGGAAGCACTCCGGAAACTCTCTGAGGCCAGTTACCAGCAG GTGGATCTTGAGCGGGAGTTAGAACAGAAAGATGTCCTGTTGGCTCACTGTATGAAAAGAGAGGCTGATGAG GTGACCAACTACAACAGTCACAACTCTCAAAGCAATGGTTTTCTCCTTCCAGTGGCAGGAAAAGGAGCTGCTTCAATCACTCACAAAGGG ACCAGTGATCTGCAGCTTGTTCGTGATGCACTCCGCAGCCTCCGCAACAGCTTCAGTGGCCACGACCCTCAGCACCACACCATCGACAGCCTGGAGCAGGGCATCTCCAGCCTGATGGAGCGCTTGCATGCCATGGAGACCCAGAAGAAACAAGACAGAAGG GTTCGGGGCAAGTCACCCAGAAGTCAAGCAGGTAGTGAATACCGGGAGTCCTGGCCCCCTAATTCAA AGTTGCCTCACTCACAGAGCTCGCCAGCTGTCAGCAGCACCTGCACTAAAGTGCTCTACTTCACTGACCGGTCACTTACACCCTTCATGGTCAATATACCAAAGAG GTTGGGGGAGGTGacactgaaggattttaaagcagctattgACCGGGAGGGAAATCACCGGTATCACTTCAAAGCGCTGGATCCTGAGTTTGGCACTGTCAAAGAGGAG gTTTTCCACGATGATGATGCCATCCCTGGATGGGAAGGGAAAATTGTAGCCTGGGTGGAAGAAGACCATGGAGAGAATTAA
- the DIXDC1 gene encoding dixin isoform X3, translated as MLACLTRGNLLDVLQEGFNEQQLQAYVAWVNAQLKKRPAVKPVQDLRQDLRDGVILAYLIEIVAGEKLNGVQLSPSNQQEMKNNVEKVLQFVASKKIRMHQTSAKDIVEGNLKSIMRLVLALAAHFKPGSSRTVNQGRDSRAPLQSHQPHCATAVAQGAAAALADVCHDMSRSGRDVFRYRQRNNSMDEEIENPYWSVRALVQQYEGQQRSPSESSCSSLTSPSPIHSAKSESIITQSEEKADFVIIPSDGIENRTEETDSPFSRDWRPGSPGTYLETSWEEQLLEQQEHLEKEMEEAKKMISGLQALLLNGSLPEDEQERPLALCEPGVNPEEQLIIIQSRLDQSMEENQDLKKELLKCKQEARNLQGIKDALQQRLTQQDTSVLQLKQELLRANMDKDELHNQNVDLQRKLDERNRLLGEYKKELGQKERLLQQHQVKLEEALRKLSEASYQQVDLERELEQKDVLLAHCMKREADEVTNYNSHNSQSNGFLLPVAGKGAASITHKGTSDLQLVRDALRSLRNSFSGHDPQHHTIDSLEQGISSLMERLHAMETQKKQDRRVRGKSPRSQAGSEYRESWPPNSKLPHSQSSPAVSSTCTKVLYFTDRSLTPFMVNIPKRLGEVTLKDFKAAIDREGNHRYHFKALDPEFGTVKEEVFHDDDAIPGWEGKIVAWVEEDHGEN; from the exons CAACAGCTACAGGCGTACGTGGCCTGGGTGAATGCACAGCTCAAGAAGAGGCCAGCGGTGAAGCCGGTGCAGGACCTGCGACAGGATCTTCGGGATGGGGTGATCCTGGCATATCTCATCGAGATTGTTG CAGGAGAAAAACTGAATGGGGTACAGCTGAGTCCCAGTAACCAACAGGAAATGAAGAATAATGTGGAGAAAGTGCTACAGTTTGTGGCCTCTAAAAAGATTCGAATGCACCAGACTTCAGCTAAAG ATATTGTGGAAGGAAACCTGAAGTCTATCATGAGGCTGGTCCTTGCCTTAGCAGCTCATTTCAAACCTGGCTCCAGCAGGACAGTGAACCAAGGACGGGACTCCAGAGCCCCTCTGCAGAGTCACCAACCACACTGTGCCACTGCTGTGGCCCAGGGAGCAGCTGCCGCTCTGGCTGATGTGTGTCATGACATGTCACGGTCAGGACGGGATGTCTTTCGATACAGACAGAG GAACAACAGCATGGATGAGGAGATTGAGAATCCCTACTGGAGTGTGCGCGCCCTGGTACAGCAGTATGAAGGGCAGCAGAGGTCCCCGTCTGAGTCCAGCTGCTCCAG CCTGACTTCACCCAGTCCTATCCACAGTGCCAAGAGCGAATCCATTATAACCCAGTCAGAGGAGAAGGCAGATTTCGTGATTATTCCCTCTGACGGAATAGAGAACAGAACAG AAGAGACAGACTCTCCGTTTTCCCGAGACTGGCGACCAGGTAGCCCCGGAACCTATCTGGAGACCTCATGGGAAGAACAGCTGTTGGAACAGCAAGaacatttagagaaagaaatggaggaagcaAAAAAAATGATATCTGGATTGCAG GCCTTACTGCTCAATGGATCCTTACCCGAAGACGAACAGGAGAGGCCCTTGGCCCTCTGTGAACCAGGAGTCAATCCTGAGGAGCAACTG ATTATAATCCAAAGTCGTCTGGATCAGAGTATGGAGGAGAATCAGGACCTAAAG AAGGAGCTACTGAAATGTAAACAAGAAGCCAGAAACTTACAGGGGATAAAG GATGCCTTGCAGCAGAGGTTAACGCAGCAGGACACATCTGTTCTTCAGCTCAAACAAGAACTGCTGAGAGCAAACATGGACAAAGATGAACTGCACAACCAGAAT GTGGACTTACAGAGGAAGCTAGATGAGAGGAACCGCCTCTTGGGAGAATATAAG AAAGAGCTGGGGCAGAAGGAGCGCCTCCTTCAGCAGCACCAGGTCAAGCTGGAGGAAGCACTCCGGAAACTCTCTGAGGCCAGTTACCAGCAG GTGGATCTTGAGCGGGAGTTAGAACAGAAAGATGTCCTGTTGGCTCACTGTATGAAAAGAGAGGCTGATGAG GTGACCAACTACAACAGTCACAACTCTCAAAGCAATGGTTTTCTCCTTCCAGTGGCAGGAAAAGGAGCTGCTTCAATCACTCACAAAGGG ACCAGTGATCTGCAGCTTGTTCGTGATGCACTCCGCAGCCTCCGCAACAGCTTCAGTGGCCACGACCCTCAGCACCACACCATCGACAGCCTGGAGCAGGGCATCTCCAGCCTGATGGAGCGCTTGCATGCCATGGAGACCCAGAAGAAACAAGACAGAAGG GTTCGGGGCAAGTCACCCAGAAGTCAAGCAGGTAGTGAATACCGGGAGTCCTGGCCCCCTAATTCAA AGTTGCCTCACTCACAGAGCTCGCCAGCTGTCAGCAGCACCTGCACTAAAGTGCTCTACTTCACTGACCGGTCACTTACACCCTTCATGGTCAATATACCAAAGAG GTTGGGGGAGGTGacactgaaggattttaaagcagctattgACCGGGAGGGAAATCACCGGTATCACTTCAAAGCGCTGGATCCTGAGTTTGGCACTGTCAAAGAGGAG gTTTTCCACGATGATGATGCCATCCCTGGATGGGAAGGGAAAATTGTAGCCTGGGTGGAAGAAGACCATGGAGAGAATTAA
- the DIXDC1 gene encoding dixin isoform X1 — MLACLTRGNLLDVLQEGFNEESMPAKQMLPGSKLSDSFMFLMQQLQAYVAWVNAQLKKRPAVKPVQDLRQDLRDGVILAYLIEIVAGEKLNGVQLSPSNQQEMKNNVEKVLQFVASKKIRMHQTSAKDIVEGNLKSIMRLVLALAAHFKPGSSRTVNQGRDSRAPLQSHQPHCATAVAQGAAAALADVCHDMSRSGRDVFRYRQRNNSMDEEIENPYWSVRALVQQYEGQQRSPSESSCSSLTSPSPIHSAKSESIITQSEEKADFVIIPSDGIENRTEETDSPFSRDWRPGSPGTYLETSWEEQLLEQQEHLEKEMEEAKKMISGLQALLLNGSLPEDEQERPLALCEPGVNPEEQLIIIQSRLDQSMEENQDLKKELLKCKQEARNLQGIKDALQQRLTQQDTSVLQLKQELLRANMDKDELHNQNVDLQRKLDERNRLLGEYKKELGQKERLLQQHQVKLEEALRKLSEASYQQVDLERELEQKDVLLAHCMKREADEVTNYNSHNSQSNGFLLPVAGKGAASITHKGTSDLQLVRDALRSLRNSFSGHDPQHHTIDSLEQGISSLMERLHAMETQKKQDRRVRGKSPRSQAGSEYRESWPPNSKLPHSQSSPAVSSTCTKVLYFTDRSLTPFMVNIPKRLGEVTLKDFKAAIDREGNHRYHFKALDPEFGTVKEEVFHDDDAIPGWEGKIVAWVEEDHGEN; from the exons CAACAGCTACAGGCGTACGTGGCCTGGGTGAATGCACAGCTCAAGAAGAGGCCAGCGGTGAAGCCGGTGCAGGACCTGCGACAGGATCTTCGGGATGGGGTGATCCTGGCATATCTCATCGAGATTGTTG CAGGAGAAAAACTGAATGGGGTACAGCTGAGTCCCAGTAACCAACAGGAAATGAAGAATAATGTGGAGAAAGTGCTACAGTTTGTGGCCTCTAAAAAGATTCGAATGCACCAGACTTCAGCTAAAG ATATTGTGGAAGGAAACCTGAAGTCTATCATGAGGCTGGTCCTTGCCTTAGCAGCTCATTTCAAACCTGGCTCCAGCAGGACAGTGAACCAAGGACGGGACTCCAGAGCCCCTCTGCAGAGTCACCAACCACACTGTGCCACTGCTGTGGCCCAGGGAGCAGCTGCCGCTCTGGCTGATGTGTGTCATGACATGTCACGGTCAGGACGGGATGTCTTTCGATACAGACAGAG GAACAACAGCATGGATGAGGAGATTGAGAATCCCTACTGGAGTGTGCGCGCCCTGGTACAGCAGTATGAAGGGCAGCAGAGGTCCCCGTCTGAGTCCAGCTGCTCCAG CCTGACTTCACCCAGTCCTATCCACAGTGCCAAGAGCGAATCCATTATAACCCAGTCAGAGGAGAAGGCAGATTTCGTGATTATTCCCTCTGACGGAATAGAGAACAGAACAG AAGAGACAGACTCTCCGTTTTCCCGAGACTGGCGACCAGGTAGCCCCGGAACCTATCTGGAGACCTCATGGGAAGAACAGCTGTTGGAACAGCAAGaacatttagagaaagaaatggaggaagcaAAAAAAATGATATCTGGATTGCAG GCCTTACTGCTCAATGGATCCTTACCCGAAGACGAACAGGAGAGGCCCTTGGCCCTCTGTGAACCAGGAGTCAATCCTGAGGAGCAACTG ATTATAATCCAAAGTCGTCTGGATCAGAGTATGGAGGAGAATCAGGACCTAAAG AAGGAGCTACTGAAATGTAAACAAGAAGCCAGAAACTTACAGGGGATAAAG GATGCCTTGCAGCAGAGGTTAACGCAGCAGGACACATCTGTTCTTCAGCTCAAACAAGAACTGCTGAGAGCAAACATGGACAAAGATGAACTGCACAACCAGAAT GTGGACTTACAGAGGAAGCTAGATGAGAGGAACCGCCTCTTGGGAGAATATAAG AAAGAGCTGGGGCAGAAGGAGCGCCTCCTTCAGCAGCACCAGGTCAAGCTGGAGGAAGCACTCCGGAAACTCTCTGAGGCCAGTTACCAGCAG GTGGATCTTGAGCGGGAGTTAGAACAGAAAGATGTCCTGTTGGCTCACTGTATGAAAAGAGAGGCTGATGAG GTGACCAACTACAACAGTCACAACTCTCAAAGCAATGGTTTTCTCCTTCCAGTGGCAGGAAAAGGAGCTGCTTCAATCACTCACAAAGGG ACCAGTGATCTGCAGCTTGTTCGTGATGCACTCCGCAGCCTCCGCAACAGCTTCAGTGGCCACGACCCTCAGCACCACACCATCGACAGCCTGGAGCAGGGCATCTCCAGCCTGATGGAGCGCTTGCATGCCATGGAGACCCAGAAGAAACAAGACAGAAGG GTTCGGGGCAAGTCACCCAGAAGTCAAGCAGGTAGTGAATACCGGGAGTCCTGGCCCCCTAATTCAA AGTTGCCTCACTCACAGAGCTCGCCAGCTGTCAGCAGCACCTGCACTAAAGTGCTCTACTTCACTGACCGGTCACTTACACCCTTCATGGTCAATATACCAAAGAG GTTGGGGGAGGTGacactgaaggattttaaagcagctattgACCGGGAGGGAAATCACCGGTATCACTTCAAAGCGCTGGATCCTGAGTTTGGCACTGTCAAAGAGGAG gTTTTCCACGATGATGATGCCATCCCTGGATGGGAAGGGAAAATTGTAGCCTGGGTGGAAGAAGACCATGGAGAGAATTAA
- the DIXDC1 gene encoding dixin isoform X5 — protein MKNNVEKVLQFVASKKIRMHQTSAKDIVEGNLKSIMRLVLALAAHFKPGSSRTVNQGRDSRAPLQSHQPHCATAVAQGAAAALADVCHDMSRSGRDVFRYRQRNNSMDEEIENPYWSVRALVQQYEGQQRSPSESSCSSLTSPSPIHSAKSESIITQSEEKADFVIIPSDGIENRTEETDSPFSRDWRPGSPGTYLETSWEEQLLEQQEHLEKEMEEAKKMISGLQALLLNGSLPEDEQERPLALCEPGVNPEEQLIIIQSRLDQSMEENQDLKKELLKCKQEARNLQGIKDALQQRLTQQDTSVLQLKQELLRANMDKDELHNQNVDLQRKLDERNRLLGEYKKELGQKERLLQQHQVKLEEALRKLSEASYQQVDLERELEQKDVLLAHCMKREADEVTNYNSHNSQSNGFLLPVAGKGAASITHKGTSDLQLVRDALRSLRNSFSGHDPQHHTIDSLEQGISSLMERLHAMETQKKQDRRVRGKSPRSQAGSEYRESWPPNSKLPHSQSSPAVSSTCTKVLYFTDRSLTPFMVNIPKRLGEVTLKDFKAAIDREGNHRYHFKALDPEFGTVKEEVFHDDDAIPGWEGKIVAWVEEDHGEN, from the exons ATGAAGAATAATGTGGAGAAAGTGCTACAGTTTGTGGCCTCTAAAAAGATTCGAATGCACCAGACTTCAGCTAAAG ATATTGTGGAAGGAAACCTGAAGTCTATCATGAGGCTGGTCCTTGCCTTAGCAGCTCATTTCAAACCTGGCTCCAGCAGGACAGTGAACCAAGGACGGGACTCCAGAGCCCCTCTGCAGAGTCACCAACCACACTGTGCCACTGCTGTGGCCCAGGGAGCAGCTGCCGCTCTGGCTGATGTGTGTCATGACATGTCACGGTCAGGACGGGATGTCTTTCGATACAGACAGAG GAACAACAGCATGGATGAGGAGATTGAGAATCCCTACTGGAGTGTGCGCGCCCTGGTACAGCAGTATGAAGGGCAGCAGAGGTCCCCGTCTGAGTCCAGCTGCTCCAG CCTGACTTCACCCAGTCCTATCCACAGTGCCAAGAGCGAATCCATTATAACCCAGTCAGAGGAGAAGGCAGATTTCGTGATTATTCCCTCTGACGGAATAGAGAACAGAACAG AAGAGACAGACTCTCCGTTTTCCCGAGACTGGCGACCAGGTAGCCCCGGAACCTATCTGGAGACCTCATGGGAAGAACAGCTGTTGGAACAGCAAGaacatttagagaaagaaatggaggaagcaAAAAAAATGATATCTGGATTGCAG GCCTTACTGCTCAATGGATCCTTACCCGAAGACGAACAGGAGAGGCCCTTGGCCCTCTGTGAACCAGGAGTCAATCCTGAGGAGCAACTG ATTATAATCCAAAGTCGTCTGGATCAGAGTATGGAGGAGAATCAGGACCTAAAG AAGGAGCTACTGAAATGTAAACAAGAAGCCAGAAACTTACAGGGGATAAAG GATGCCTTGCAGCAGAGGTTAACGCAGCAGGACACATCTGTTCTTCAGCTCAAACAAGAACTGCTGAGAGCAAACATGGACAAAGATGAACTGCACAACCAGAAT GTGGACTTACAGAGGAAGCTAGATGAGAGGAACCGCCTCTTGGGAGAATATAAG AAAGAGCTGGGGCAGAAGGAGCGCCTCCTTCAGCAGCACCAGGTCAAGCTGGAGGAAGCACTCCGGAAACTCTCTGAGGCCAGTTACCAGCAG GTGGATCTTGAGCGGGAGTTAGAACAGAAAGATGTCCTGTTGGCTCACTGTATGAAAAGAGAGGCTGATGAG GTGACCAACTACAACAGTCACAACTCTCAAAGCAATGGTTTTCTCCTTCCAGTGGCAGGAAAAGGAGCTGCTTCAATCACTCACAAAGGG ACCAGTGATCTGCAGCTTGTTCGTGATGCACTCCGCAGCCTCCGCAACAGCTTCAGTGGCCACGACCCTCAGCACCACACCATCGACAGCCTGGAGCAGGGCATCTCCAGCCTGATGGAGCGCTTGCATGCCATGGAGACCCAGAAGAAACAAGACAGAAGG GTTCGGGGCAAGTCACCCAGAAGTCAAGCAGGTAGTGAATACCGGGAGTCCTGGCCCCCTAATTCAA AGTTGCCTCACTCACAGAGCTCGCCAGCTGTCAGCAGCACCTGCACTAAAGTGCTCTACTTCACTGACCGGTCACTTACACCCTTCATGGTCAATATACCAAAGAG GTTGGGGGAGGTGacactgaaggattttaaagcagctattgACCGGGAGGGAAATCACCGGTATCACTTCAAAGCGCTGGATCCTGAGTTTGGCACTGTCAAAGAGGAG gTTTTCCACGATGATGATGCCATCCCTGGATGGGAAGGGAAAATTGTAGCCTGGGTGGAAGAAGACCATGGAGAGAATTAA
- the DIXDC1 gene encoding dixin isoform X4: MGTQVVRRLCNTLLPAEPSQQLQAYVAWVNAQLKKRPAVKPVQDLRQDLRDGVILAYLIEIVAGEKLNGVQLSPSNQQEMKNNVEKVLQFVASKKIRMHQTSAKDIVEGNLKSIMRLVLALAAHFKPGSSRTVNQGRDSRAPLQSHQPHCATAVAQGAAAALADVCHDMSRSGRDVFRYRQRNNSMDEEIENPYWSVRALVQQYEGQQRSPSESSCSSLTSPSPIHSAKSESIITQSEEKADFVIIPSDGIENRTEETDSPFSRDWRPGSPGTYLETSWEEQLLEQQEHLEKEMEEAKKMISGLQALLLNGSLPEDEQERPLALCEPGVNPEEQLIIIQSRLDQSMEENQDLKKELLKCKQEARNLQGIKDALQQRLTQQDTSVLQLKQELLRANMDKDELHNQNVDLQRKLDERNRLLGEYKKELGQKERLLQQHQVKLEEALRKLSEASYQQVDLERELEQKDVLLAHCMKREADEVTNYNSHNSQSNGFLLPVAGKGAASITHKGTSDLQLVRDALRSLRNSFSGHDPQHHTIDSLEQGISSLMERLHAMETQKKQDRRVRGKSPRSQAGSEYRESWPPNSKLPHSQSSPAVSSTCTKVLYFTDRSLTPFMVNIPKRLGEVTLKDFKAAIDREGNHRYHFKALDPEFGTVKEEVFHDDDAIPGWEGKIVAWVEEDHGEN, from the exons CAACAGCTACAGGCGTACGTGGCCTGGGTGAATGCACAGCTCAAGAAGAGGCCAGCGGTGAAGCCGGTGCAGGACCTGCGACAGGATCTTCGGGATGGGGTGATCCTGGCATATCTCATCGAGATTGTTG CAGGAGAAAAACTGAATGGGGTACAGCTGAGTCCCAGTAACCAACAGGAAATGAAGAATAATGTGGAGAAAGTGCTACAGTTTGTGGCCTCTAAAAAGATTCGAATGCACCAGACTTCAGCTAAAG ATATTGTGGAAGGAAACCTGAAGTCTATCATGAGGCTGGTCCTTGCCTTAGCAGCTCATTTCAAACCTGGCTCCAGCAGGACAGTGAACCAAGGACGGGACTCCAGAGCCCCTCTGCAGAGTCACCAACCACACTGTGCCACTGCTGTGGCCCAGGGAGCAGCTGCCGCTCTGGCTGATGTGTGTCATGACATGTCACGGTCAGGACGGGATGTCTTTCGATACAGACAGAG GAACAACAGCATGGATGAGGAGATTGAGAATCCCTACTGGAGTGTGCGCGCCCTGGTACAGCAGTATGAAGGGCAGCAGAGGTCCCCGTCTGAGTCCAGCTGCTCCAG CCTGACTTCACCCAGTCCTATCCACAGTGCCAAGAGCGAATCCATTATAACCCAGTCAGAGGAGAAGGCAGATTTCGTGATTATTCCCTCTGACGGAATAGAGAACAGAACAG AAGAGACAGACTCTCCGTTTTCCCGAGACTGGCGACCAGGTAGCCCCGGAACCTATCTGGAGACCTCATGGGAAGAACAGCTGTTGGAACAGCAAGaacatttagagaaagaaatggaggaagcaAAAAAAATGATATCTGGATTGCAG GCCTTACTGCTCAATGGATCCTTACCCGAAGACGAACAGGAGAGGCCCTTGGCCCTCTGTGAACCAGGAGTCAATCCTGAGGAGCAACTG ATTATAATCCAAAGTCGTCTGGATCAGAGTATGGAGGAGAATCAGGACCTAAAG AAGGAGCTACTGAAATGTAAACAAGAAGCCAGAAACTTACAGGGGATAAAG GATGCCTTGCAGCAGAGGTTAACGCAGCAGGACACATCTGTTCTTCAGCTCAAACAAGAACTGCTGAGAGCAAACATGGACAAAGATGAACTGCACAACCAGAAT GTGGACTTACAGAGGAAGCTAGATGAGAGGAACCGCCTCTTGGGAGAATATAAG AAAGAGCTGGGGCAGAAGGAGCGCCTCCTTCAGCAGCACCAGGTCAAGCTGGAGGAAGCACTCCGGAAACTCTCTGAGGCCAGTTACCAGCAG GTGGATCTTGAGCGGGAGTTAGAACAGAAAGATGTCCTGTTGGCTCACTGTATGAAAAGAGAGGCTGATGAG GTGACCAACTACAACAGTCACAACTCTCAAAGCAATGGTTTTCTCCTTCCAGTGGCAGGAAAAGGAGCTGCTTCAATCACTCACAAAGGG ACCAGTGATCTGCAGCTTGTTCGTGATGCACTCCGCAGCCTCCGCAACAGCTTCAGTGGCCACGACCCTCAGCACCACACCATCGACAGCCTGGAGCAGGGCATCTCCAGCCTGATGGAGCGCTTGCATGCCATGGAGACCCAGAAGAAACAAGACAGAAGG GTTCGGGGCAAGTCACCCAGAAGTCAAGCAGGTAGTGAATACCGGGAGTCCTGGCCCCCTAATTCAA AGTTGCCTCACTCACAGAGCTCGCCAGCTGTCAGCAGCACCTGCACTAAAGTGCTCTACTTCACTGACCGGTCACTTACACCCTTCATGGTCAATATACCAAAGAG GTTGGGGGAGGTGacactgaaggattttaaagcagctattgACCGGGAGGGAAATCACCGGTATCACTTCAAAGCGCTGGATCCTGAGTTTGGCACTGTCAAAGAGGAG gTTTTCCACGATGATGATGCCATCCCTGGATGGGAAGGGAAAATTGTAGCCTGGGTGGAAGAAGACCATGGAGAGAATTAA